ACAAGATAGATAAACAGGGGGGCTCCCAGGAATGAGGTGACCACTCCCACGGGCAATACTATGGGAGATAGCAGCGTTCGGGCGGCAGTATCGGAGGCCAGCAGCAGAATTGAACCGGCTAGCGCTGAGAAGGGAATGAGATATCTATCATCGGTGCCTATTAACTTCCTGACCATATGAGGCGCCACCAATCCCACAAAACCGATAATTCCCACAAAAGAAACTATAACCGCTGCCAGAAAAGACGAAAGCAGCATTCCGATAATTCTCAATCTCTCCACGTCAACCCCCAAAGCTTCGGCGGATTCATCGCCCGAGCTCATCACATTATAATCCCAGCCTTTGCTGACAAAATAGATCAAACAGGGCAGCAGCACGGCGATGATCAGTCCCAGATCGGACCAGGTAGCCCGTCCCACATCTCCAAAAGTCCAGAAAACGATAGAGGCCACCTCGACATCGTCGGCAAAATACTGGATAGCTGTGGTGCCGGCCCCAAATAGAGAACCCAGAGCAACTCCGGTCAGTATGAGAGTTTCGGCTGCAGCCCCTTTGTAACGAACCAGGGCAAGGATGATAAGGGTGGAAACAAGCGCCCAGCCGAAGGCGGAAATGGTGGTTATATAAGGATTATTCAGAATAATATCTCCATCTGTACCGCTGTGAACCTGCCCCACTCCCAGAATGACGATGGAAAAGGCCGCTCCAAAGCCAGCTGCCTGGGATACACCGAGGGTGAAGGGTGAACCAAGAGGATTTTTCAATATAGTCTGCATTATGGTGCCCGATACCGAGAGGCCGGCCCCGGCAACGATGGCAGCTATCACCTGAGGTATTCTTATGTTCCAGATTATGACCCTGACAGGTCCCGAGGTTTCCGCCCCCAGCAAAACCGCCAGCACCTCCCGGGGCGGAATTGTGGTCGAACCCACGGATATGGCTATAATAACCAGAAAAGCCAGGATGATAAGAGATGCGATGCCAAAAATGAATTTTTTGTACTGATGTGATCGATAATCCTGCAAAACGCGATTTTTAACTTCCTCCAAAAGACGATCCCCCTCGAAATTTACAATAAATATTTTCCACCCCTATAGGCCCTATACGCCCTAATATTTGCCAATATTGACGAATCTATTTTTCCAGCAGATTTATCTGTTCAAAGGAGGGGAAAAACTCCTGCTGTTCTTCAAAAACCGGTTCGCCCAGAAACACTTCCATAATTTCTTCCGCCCGGTCGACAGGATCTACATCTTCAAAAGCTTCCGGATATATGACACTTCCTATATAGTAACCGTTGGCCAGAATATTGCTGAACTGGCGGTGATAGGAGGAATAGGGCAGAAGTGTATGAGTTCTCTCTTTTTGTACTGCCTTAAGAGCGGCGAACTCGTCATGCCGGTCCATATCGTCGTAAACCAGGTTTAAATTGCTGGAATCCATGAAAATATAGTCAGGATCCCAGAGCATAAGCTGTTCTCTGTCCACATTGGCCTGGGTGACGGTGTCAAAATCCAGCTCTCTTTCGGCGACATGATCGGCATCTAAAAATTCCAGGGGAGGAAAGGGCACCCGGACCGAGGTCAAGCCATGAGCTCCCCTGTGACCCATACCTCCGATAAAGACTTCCGGTCTTTTTTCTTCGGTCACCTCCTGACCTCTGCTTTCCAGGTCGGATATAATCTCTTCGGTAAAATCTATCAGTTCTTCGGCTCTATCCTCCTCGCCGAATATTTCTCCCAGGATGCGCCAGTCGTCGAAGAGCACATCACGATATTTGTGCAGATCGCCAAAATCCAGATAAACGACCGGTATTTCCGTCCTGTCCTGTAGATCTTCAGCATCCTGGACATCTCCCGAATGAATGATCAAATCAGGATCCTGACGGGCGATGAGCTCGGAATCGCCGCCGTGGTTGGGTCCTATCTGAGGTTTTTCTCTCAACTCTTCATAGACCAGCTGATAATCCCGGTAAAGCTCGTCATCAGAGCCGACTTCTCCTTCTTCGACCCCGATTATATTTTCGACCCCGGTAAAATAGAGAACATTGCGCGGGGCCCCGGAACCGACGGCTATGACTTCTTCTGGCTCATGAGGAACTTCAACAATTCGACCTCCCCTATCCTCTATCTCCAGAACCTCACCGGAAACCCGGGCGGACTGCGGATTGATAAATGCTCCAGCAGCCAGAATGAAAACCACTGCGAGTGAGATCAGCAGGAAATTTTTCATAAAACGATGATAGAAATTATTAAAAAGCGGTATTGAGGTGACCAATTTT
The sequence above is drawn from the Halarsenatibacter silvermanii genome and encodes:
- a CDS encoding FecCD family ABC transporter permease, which translates into the protein MEEVKNRVLQDYRSHQYKKFIFGIASLIILAFLVIIAISVGSTTIPPREVLAVLLGAETSGPVRVIIWNIRIPQVIAAIVAGAGLSVSGTIMQTILKNPLGSPFTLGVSQAAGFGAAFSIVILGVGQVHSGTDGDIILNNPYITTISAFGWALVSTLIILALVRYKGAAAETLILTGVALGSLFGAGTTAIQYFADDVEVASIVFWTFGDVGRATWSDLGLIIAVLLPCLIYFVSKGWDYNVMSSGDESAEALGVDVERLRIIGMLLSSFLAAVIVSFVGIIGFVGLVAPHMVRKLIGTDDRYLIPFSALAGSILLLASDTAARTLLSPIVLPVGVVTSFLGAPLFIYLVMRGKEYLWS
- a CDS encoding ABC transporter substrate-binding protein; translation: MVTSIPLFNNFYHRFMKNFLLISLAVVFILAAGAFINPQSARVSGEVLEIEDRGGRIVEVPHEPEEVIAVGSGAPRNVLYFTGVENIIGVEEGEVGSDDELYRDYQLVYEELREKPQIGPNHGGDSELIARQDPDLIIHSGDVQDAEDLQDRTEIPVVYLDFGDLHKYRDVLFDDWRILGEIFGEEDRAEELIDFTEEIISDLESRGQEVTEEKRPEVFIGGMGHRGAHGLTSVRVPFPPLEFLDADHVAERELDFDTVTQANVDREQLMLWDPDYIFMDSSNLNLVYDDMDRHDEFAALKAVQKERTHTLLPYSSYHRQFSNILANGYYIGSVIYPEAFEDVDPVDRAEEIMEVFLGEPVFEEQQEFFPSFEQINLLEK